Proteins encoded in a region of the Homo sapiens chromosome 9, GRCh38.p14 Primary Assembly genome:
- the PAEP gene encoding glycodelin isoform X7, translating to MLCLLLTLGVALVCGVPAMDIPQTKQDLELPKLAGTWHSMAMATNNISLMATLKAPLRVHITSLLPTPEDNLEIVLHRWENNSCVEKKVLGEKTENPKKFKIN from the exons ATGCTGTGCCTCCTGCTCACCCTGGGCGTGGCCCTGGTCTGTGGTGTCCCGGCCATGGACATCCCCCAGACCAAGCAGGACCTGGAGCTCCCAAAG TTGGCAGGGACCTGGCACTCCATGGCCATGGCGACCAACAACATCTCCCTCATGGCGACACTGAAGGCCCCTCTGAGGGTCCACATCACCTCACTGTTGCCCACCCCCGAGGACAACCTGGAGATCGTTCTGCACAGATG GGAGAACAACAGCTGTGTTGAGAAGAAGGTCCTTGGAGAGAAGACTGAGAATCCaaagaagttcaagatcaact Ga
- the PAEP gene encoding glycodelin isoform X1 — protein MLCLLLTLGVALVCGVPAMDIPQTKQDLELPKLAGTWHSMAMATNNISLMATLKAPLRVHITSLLPTPEDNLEIVLHRWENNSCVEKKVLGEKTENPKKFKINYTVANEATLLDTDYDNFLFLCLQDTTTPIQSMMCQYLGKASGAPQLSWKPQGPRTDPASSTARVLVEDDEIMQGFIRAFRPLPRHLWYLLDLKQMEEPCRF, from the exons ATGCTGTGCCTCCTGCTCACCCTGGGCGTGGCCCTGGTCTGTGGTGTCCCGGCCATGGACATCCCCCAGACCAAGCAGGACCTGGAGCTCCCAAAG TTGGCAGGGACCTGGCACTCCATGGCCATGGCGACCAACAACATCTCCCTCATGGCGACACTGAAGGCCCCTCTGAGGGTCCACATCACCTCACTGTTGCCCACCCCCGAGGACAACCTGGAGATCGTTCTGCACAGATG GGAGAACAACAGCTGTGTTGAGAAGAAGGTCCTTGGAGAGAAGACTGAGAATCCaaagaagttcaagatcaact ATACGGTGGCGAACGAGGCCACGCTGCTCGATACTGACTACGACAATTTCCTGTTTCTCTGCCTACAGGacaccaccacccccatccaGAGCATGATGTGCCAGTACCTGG GCAAGGCCTCTGGAGCTCCCCAGCTCTCATGGAAGCCCCAGGGGCCCAGGACTGACCCAGCCTCTTCCACAGCCAGAGTCCTGGTGGAGGACGATGAGATCATGCAGGGATTCATCAGGGCTTTCAGGCCCCTGCCCAGGCACCTATGGTACTTGCTGGACTTGAAACAGATGGAAG AGCCGTGCCGTTTCTAG
- the PAEP gene encoding glycodelin isoform X2, with protein sequence MLCLLLTLGVALVCGVPAMDIPQTKQDLELPKAPLRVHITSLLPTPEDNLEIVLHRWENNSCVEKKVLGEKTENPKKFKINYTVANEATLLDTDYDNFLFLCLQDTTTPIQSMMCQYLGKASGAPQLSWKPQGPRTDPASSTARVLVEDDEIMQGFIRAFRPLPRHLWYLLDLKQMEEPCRF encoded by the exons ATGCTGTGCCTCCTGCTCACCCTGGGCGTGGCCCTGGTCTGTGGTGTCCCGGCCATGGACATCCCCCAGACCAAGCAGGACCTGGAGCTCCCAAAG GCCCCTCTGAGGGTCCACATCACCTCACTGTTGCCCACCCCCGAGGACAACCTGGAGATCGTTCTGCACAGATG GGAGAACAACAGCTGTGTTGAGAAGAAGGTCCTTGGAGAGAAGACTGAGAATCCaaagaagttcaagatcaact ATACGGTGGCGAACGAGGCCACGCTGCTCGATACTGACTACGACAATTTCCTGTTTCTCTGCCTACAGGacaccaccacccccatccaGAGCATGATGTGCCAGTACCTGG GCAAGGCCTCTGGAGCTCCCCAGCTCTCATGGAAGCCCCAGGGGCCCAGGACTGACCCAGCCTCTTCCACAGCCAGAGTCCTGGTGGAGGACGATGAGATCATGCAGGGATTCATCAGGGCTTTCAGGCCCCTGCCCAGGCACCTATGGTACTTGCTGGACTTGAAACAGATGGAAG AGCCGTGCCGTTTCTAG
- the PAEP gene encoding glycodelin isoform X4 — protein sequence MLCLLLTLGVALVCGVPAMDIPQTKQDLELPKAPLRVHITSLLPTPEDNLEIVLHRWENNSCVEKKVLGEKTENPKKFKINYTVANEATLLDTDYDNFLFLCLQDTTTPIQSMMCQYLARVLVEDDEIMQGFIRAFRPLPRHLWYLLDLKQMEEPCRF from the exons ATGCTGTGCCTCCTGCTCACCCTGGGCGTGGCCCTGGTCTGTGGTGTCCCGGCCATGGACATCCCCCAGACCAAGCAGGACCTGGAGCTCCCAAAG GCCCCTCTGAGGGTCCACATCACCTCACTGTTGCCCACCCCCGAGGACAACCTGGAGATCGTTCTGCACAGATG GGAGAACAACAGCTGTGTTGAGAAGAAGGTCCTTGGAGAGAAGACTGAGAATCCaaagaagttcaagatcaact ATACGGTGGCGAACGAGGCCACGCTGCTCGATACTGACTACGACAATTTCCTGTTTCTCTGCCTACAGGacaccaccacccccatccaGAGCATGATGTGCCAGTACCTGG CCAGAGTCCTGGTGGAGGACGATGAGATCATGCAGGGATTCATCAGGGCTTTCAGGCCCCTGCCCAGGCACCTATGGTACTTGCTGGACTTGAAACAGATGGAAG AGCCGTGCCGTTTCTAG
- the PAEP gene encoding glycodelin isoform X3: MLCLLLTLGVALVCGVPAMDIPQTKQDLELPKLAGTWHSMAMATNNISLMATLKAPLRVHITSLLPTPEDNLEIVLHRWENNSCVEKKVLGEKTENPKKFKINYTVANEATLLDTDYDNFLFLCLQDTTTPIQSMMCQYLARVLVEDDEIMQGFIRAFRPLPRHLWYLLDLKQMEEPCRF, from the exons ATGCTGTGCCTCCTGCTCACCCTGGGCGTGGCCCTGGTCTGTGGTGTCCCGGCCATGGACATCCCCCAGACCAAGCAGGACCTGGAGCTCCCAAAG TTGGCAGGGACCTGGCACTCCATGGCCATGGCGACCAACAACATCTCCCTCATGGCGACACTGAAGGCCCCTCTGAGGGTCCACATCACCTCACTGTTGCCCACCCCCGAGGACAACCTGGAGATCGTTCTGCACAGATG GGAGAACAACAGCTGTGTTGAGAAGAAGGTCCTTGGAGAGAAGACTGAGAATCCaaagaagttcaagatcaact ATACGGTGGCGAACGAGGCCACGCTGCTCGATACTGACTACGACAATTTCCTGTTTCTCTGCCTACAGGacaccaccacccccatccaGAGCATGATGTGCCAGTACCTGG CCAGAGTCCTGGTGGAGGACGATGAGATCATGCAGGGATTCATCAGGGCTTTCAGGCCCCTGCCCAGGCACCTATGGTACTTGCTGGACTTGAAACAGATGGAAG AGCCGTGCCGTTTCTAG
- the PAEP gene encoding glycodelin isoform X6, with protein sequence MLCLLLTLGVALVCGVPAMDIPQTKQDLELPKDTTTPIQSMMCQYLGKASGAPQLSWKPQGPRTDPASSTARVLVEDDEIMQGFIRAFRPLPRHLWYLLDLKQMEEPCRF encoded by the exons ATGCTGTGCCTCCTGCTCACCCTGGGCGTGGCCCTGGTCTGTGGTGTCCCGGCCATGGACATCCCCCAGACCAAGCAGGACCTGGAGCTCCCAAAG GacaccaccacccccatccaGAGCATGATGTGCCAGTACCTGG GCAAGGCCTCTGGAGCTCCCCAGCTCTCATGGAAGCCCCAGGGGCCCAGGACTGACCCAGCCTCTTCCACAGCCAGAGTCCTGGTGGAGGACGATGAGATCATGCAGGGATTCATCAGGGCTTTCAGGCCCCTGCCCAGGCACCTATGGTACTTGCTGGACTTGAAACAGATGGAAG AGCCGTGCCGTTTCTAG
- the PAEP gene encoding glycodelin isoform X5: protein MLCLLLTLGVALVCGVPAMDIPQTKQDLELPKLAGTWHSMAMATNNISLMATLKAPLRVHITSLLPTPEDNLEIVLHRWENNSCVEKKVLGEKTENPKKFKINSRVLVEDDEIMQGFIRAFRPLPRHLWYLLDLKQMEEPCRF from the exons ATGCTGTGCCTCCTGCTCACCCTGGGCGTGGCCCTGGTCTGTGGTGTCCCGGCCATGGACATCCCCCAGACCAAGCAGGACCTGGAGCTCCCAAAG TTGGCAGGGACCTGGCACTCCATGGCCATGGCGACCAACAACATCTCCCTCATGGCGACACTGAAGGCCCCTCTGAGGGTCCACATCACCTCACTGTTGCCCACCCCCGAGGACAACCTGGAGATCGTTCTGCACAGATG GGAGAACAACAGCTGTGTTGAGAAGAAGGTCCTTGGAGAGAAGACTGAGAATCCaaagaagttcaagatcaact CCAGAGTCCTGGTGGAGGACGATGAGATCATGCAGGGATTCATCAGGGCTTTCAGGCCCCTGCCCAGGCACCTATGGTACTTGCTGGACTTGAAACAGATGGAAG AGCCGTGCCGTTTCTAG